DNA sequence from the Leuconostoc lactis genome:
TGGCAAATGATAACCAATGGTCACGTGTGAATCGTAATCAAAATTTGTATGATAATCATCCTGCAACTGAGCCCCCAACGATTCCTCCGCATCACGACAAAAGGGGTGGAACGGGCGGTTCAAAGCCACCAAAGAAGCGTAAATCTTGGCGACGGATCCTCTTAACCGTCTTTTTATGGCTCTTAACCTTAGGGTTTATCGGAGCACTAGCAGGTGCAGCCGTCTTCTTTACTTATGCGAATGAAGCGCCTAATATCACTGAATCAAACTTAGCCTCTGAAAATTCCAGCGCGGTTTATGACGATCAAGGTAATCCGATTTGGAAATTATCAACGGTGCAACGGAATTACGCAAATTCTAATGAAATTCCGAAAACCTTAAAAGAAGCGGTGGTGTCGATTGAAGATCGGCGCTTCTATAAACACGGTGGTGTTGATCCCATTCGAATTGCCGGTGCTGCTTTAGCTAACTTACGTGGTTCAGCATTAGGGATGCAGGGTGGGTCAACCTTAACCCAGCAACTGGTGAAATTATCAGTGTTTAGTACCTCAACTGCTGATCAGACCTTAAAGCGTAAAGCGCAAGAAGCCTGGTTAGCTATGCGGGTGGAAAAGAATTTCTCAAAAGATGAAATCCTCACTTTCTATATGAACAAAGTGTACATGGGACATGGCATTTCTGGGATGAAAACGGCGGCTGAATATTTTTATGGGAAGCCGTTAACTGAACTTTCTTTGCCACAACTGGCTTTGCTTGCGGGGATGCCACAATCACCAACAAACTATGATCCGTACCTGAAAGATACGACGGCTGCTAAGACTCGTCGTGATACGGTCCTAGATGCAATGGTGAAGTATGGCGCTATTAGCCAAAAGCAAGCCGATGATGCCAAGAAAGTGCCGATTAGTGATGGCCTACAAGATATCACAGCTAAGACACAAATGGCCAATGCTGGTCGTAAAACCGTTGATGGTTACGTACAATCTGCGCTTATTGAAGCCAAGGCATTGGGGTATGACACGTCAAAACCTGGTCTCAAGATTTATACGAATTTAGATTCTGATTTGCAACAAAAGATGTATGATTTAGCCAATGGCAATTCAATTGCTTTTCCATCAAAGAATACGCAAATCGGGGCGACAATGACTGATCCGAATAACGGACATATCGTGGCGCAAATTGGTGGTCGTAATCAAGACATTCTTTTTGGGACGAACCACGCGACTTTGACTGGTCGCTCATCTGGTTCATCCATTAAACCGTTGTTGGACTATGGCCCAGCCATTGAGTATCTCAACTGGCCGACTTATCGGACAGTTGAAGATAAAAAGTATAAGTACCCTGGGACAAATCATGATGTCACGGATTGGGATGGGAAATACATGGGCAACATCACCATGCGTACTGCTTTAACCCAATCACGAAACATTCCTGCCGTACATGCCTTGGAAGAAGTTGGTGGTGAAAATGCTTCTAAGTTTATGAGTGCGATGGGTATTCAATTGAATAAGATCCCTGGTGGTCAAGATGCGATTGGTATGTCACTGTCAACAGTTCAAGAAGCCGGTGCGTTTGGGGCTATCGCCAATGGTGGTACGTACTACAAACCAACCTATATTTCAAAGGTTGTGACTGCGGATGGGACGACCCATAACTACAGTGTGTCGGGTAAGCGGGCAATGAAGCCAAGTACGGCCTTTATGTTGACTGACATGATGAAGGGCGTCATTAAGCCAAATGCGACGGCGGCTGATGCGATGATTCCTGGCCTACATCAAGCCGGTAAGTCTGGTTTAGTTGGTTTCGGTCCAGGAGAACAAATGCCGGATCGTGCCATTAAAGATGCTTGGTTTACTGGTTTCACAAGATCTTATGTCTTGTCAGTATGGACTGGGTATGATGACAATTCTCAAGGTTATATTCCTTGGACATACCAAGATTTGCCAGCACAATACTATCAAAAGGTGATGTCATATGCGATGCAAAACAAGCCGAACTCGGATTGGAAGATGCCGGATACGGTCACACCAAAAATCAATGGTAACATTGTGGAATATGAAGTGAAAAATGCGAAGTGGAGTAATGGTGGTTTGCCAACGGTGACATCTGCATCACAGTCTGGCGAAACACCAAGTGAAGCTGGTATTCCAGCTGGCGCTGCCTCGGTTGGTTCGTCAAACAGCAACAACTAGTATCAAAAAAACTTGCGTGAGCAGGTTTTTTATTTTAGAGAGGGTTTATGTCAAGATTATGGGTAACAGGCTATCGTAGCTATGAAATCGGTACATTTGGTGAAAAAGACCCCAAAATTACGGTGGTAAAATACGCCCTGGAACAAGTGATCCGTCAGCAACTCGATCTGGGATTGGAATGGGTGATTACTGGTGGCCAACTGGGGGTGGAACAGTGGAGTGTGGCTGTCGCACTGAGTCTGAAAGCAGAATTTCCCCAATTAAAAGTGGCGATGATGTATCCATTTCAACAATTTGGGCAACAATGGCAAGAAAATAATCAAGCGCAGTTGCGGCAATTAGCAGCACAGTGTGATTTTGTGGATAGCGTTTCGCAAGCGCCATATCAAGGGCCGCAACAATTAAAGAATTACCAAAAATTTATGCTATCGCATACGGATGCCGCGCTGTTAGTTTACGATCCGGATTTTGAAGGTAAAACACGGTATGACTTACAAGCTATTGAGCAGCAACAAGCCACCATGCCATATCCATTAACGACGATTGATATGTATAGCTTGCAAGAATATGCGACCGAATATGAAGAGAAATTGGCCGAAAATCAAGCATTTCCAGAATAGTCATGCAATTTTCTTGTCAATGACGCGTTTTATTGGTAATATAGATTAAGTAAAAAAATAAATGAGGTGTGCACTTGTGGAACAAGTAAAATACACGCAAAAAGACATTTTAGAGCGCGTTTTTAAGCAAAAGCGTATGGGTGTTGGTTATGACCCAGCAGACGTGGACAGTTTCTTGGATGACATCATCAAAGATTACGGTGCCTTCACTGGTCGTATTGAACAGTTGCAAGGTGAAGTTGCCCGTTTGCAAACAGCCTTGAAGGCTTCGCAAGAACAACTTGTCGCATTGAAGCAACAAGCTGCTGTACAACCTGCACAACCGGTTACACCAGAAGCACCTGTCGCTGTTGAAGCAACTGTTGTTGAATCACCAAAGGCTGAACAAGTGGTGACAAACCTTGATTTGATCAAGCGTGTTGCTAACTTGGAACGTGCCGTCTTTGGTCCAGGGGCAGAAAACCTTTAAATCGTCAGAATTACAGACGATTATCATCATGAATGATTATTTTTTTGTAAGCATTGGGTAATTGCGCGTTATATTTCTAACGTGAGGAAGGTCCATGCTCGCACAACCTGTGATGGTTGTAGTGTTTGTGCTGGGATAAAGAATAAACCCAGGGGCAGTAATGTCACGGCGGTCGAACAGGCTAAGGCTTAGGCTATGTCTTAATAGGCTCGAAGGTGCCATAGAAACGTATACGTTAGTGAAAGCTAGCGTTTGAGACGAGGTAAACCCCGCAAGCGGGCAACCCAAACTTTTGGTAGGGGCGGCTAATCTAGCGAACTGAAGCGATGGTTGGTATGGTTTGGCGACAAACTTAGATAGATGATTACCGAAGGTGATATGTACCTGCATATCACTGGAACAAAACATGGCCTATAGATGCTTACATCAGGTGACGTCACATTGTGGCGTCTTTTTTTGTATACAAAAATAGTGGCAATATACAGGATATGGTTGCATATCACTAAAAAATCATTGCATAAAAATTCATATCGGGTTATGATTAGTTACGTTAATTGTTGATGGGAGATTTAAATATGAAATTTAAACAGATGAAGCGGATGCTAATGGTTTTAGTTAGCGTGATGTTGCTGATACCAACGTTGTTGGTCTTTGTGCCAAAAGCGCATGCGGATGACACGGATGCAACTTATGCCAAAATTAAAAAGAACGGTGTCTTAGTTGTCGGGATGTCAGCTGATTATGCACCGTTTGAATTTCACACGACAATCAATGGTCGTGATGAAATTGTCGGTTTTGAAGTTGCCATGGCCAAGCAACTCGCCAAAGATTTAGGCGTTAAGATGCAAATCAAGGAAATGGGCTTTGATGGCTTAATCGGCGCGTTGCAAACGGGTAAGATTGACGTCATTGTTTCTGGTATCAATGCGACGCCAGAACGTGAACAGGTGGTGGCCTTTTCAAAACCTTATATGTCACCAAAACAAACGGTGTTGATTCTCAAGAAAAATGCCCCACAGTTTACGACTGATGTGAGTTCTTTTGCTGGTAAGAAGGTTGGGGCGCAACGCCAGACAACCCAAGAAACATTTGTGCAAGAGAATATGCCAAATTCAAAGTTGGTTAGTTTGCAAAAAGTACCTGATCTCGTGTCACAATTGTCTACAGGTAAGATTGCCGGTATTGTCTTAAATGATCCAATTTCAGAAGCGTATGCGCAGCAAAATAAAGCCTTAGCGGTTATTTATCCAAAACCAAACGAATCTGAAGGGGCGGTTTCTATCGCCATGCCAAAGAATTCGCCAGTTTTGCAAGCCAAAATCAACACTGCAATTGATCAAATGGTCTCTTCTGGTCAACTCAATAAATTCAAAAAAGAAGCTAACACGTTGATGTTTGCCAAGCAATCATTCTGGGCAAAGTATGGTAACTTGTTTGTCAAGGGGACTTTGATCACACTGGCCTTAGCAGCAGTTGCCGTCATTATCGGGGTTGTTTTGGGAACGATTTTAGCACTCTTTAAGTTGTCACCAAACTTTATTTTAAGAGTGATTGGTAATGTTTACGTTGAATATGTTCGTGGGACACCATTGTTGGTCCAAGCGTTCATGGTCTTCTTCGGGACACAAGTGATTGGCTTAAACTTATCAGCATTTGCCGCCGGTTCACTGGCAATGGGCTTGAATTCAGCTGCGTATGTTGCCGAAATTATTCGTTCCGGTATTAACTCGATTGATGGTGGCCAAACAGAAGCCGCAAGGTCGCTTGGTCTGTCAAAGCGCAAAACGATGCGTTTCATCGTCTTACCACAAGCGGTTAAGAATATCTTACCTGCTTTGGGAAACGAGTTTGTCACAGTCATTAAGGAAGGTTCTGTGGTATCCGTCATCGGTGTTGGCGAATTGATGTTCCAAACAGGGGTGGTACAAGGGGCTAGCTTTAAGCCATTCTTCCCACTTTTGATTGCTTCATTCATTTACTTTGTATTAACCTTTACGATTAGTCGTGCTCTAGGTTATGCTGAAAAGCGTATGGCACGTACCAGTCGCTAATGTGCAAAACGGTTTGACAAAATGTCAAACCGTTTTTTGATTGCAAGATAGAAAACGAATATTCAGGTTTTGATGTTATGGAAACGCTTACAAAGCAAACGTTCGTTTATCAAGCTTAAATTAACGGTAACGTTCGTGTATAGCGAACGTTTTTTTTATTTGTGTGAATTTTCTTATTTAAAATCGTACTATTTTGCGCTTTTTTCTGTTAAATTTAAATAGCAGACGAACGAATAATTAATGTTAGATTGAATTATCGTTAAAACACGAACAATGGAGGATATTATGCCACAAGTCGCGGTAGTCATGGGATCAACGAGTGATTGGCCAACAATGAAGCAAACAGTCAAATTATTAGAGATGTTGGGCGTCACCTATGAAAAGCATGTGATTTCAGCCCATCGCATGCCAGAGCAGTTGCAAGCCTTTGGGCAAGCAGCACAAGACAATGGGTTACAAGTGATCATTGCTGGTGCTGGTGGTGCAGCGCATTTACCTGGTATGTTAGCGGCCAATACGTTGGTGCCAGTTATTGGCGTACCGATGCAGTCACGGGCACTCAATGGTTTGGATTCGCTCTTGTCAATTGTGCAAATGCCAGCTGGTATTCCAGTCGCTACAGTGGCCATCGGTGAAGCCGGCGCCAAGAACGCAGCGATTTTAGCAGCGCAAATTGTCGCGCAAGGACAGCCAGCCATTTTGGCTAATTTGGTGGCGTTCCGTGCCAAGCAAACACAACAATCGATTGATAGTGAGGCTGATCTCGTATGACCAATCTTATTTTGCCACCGGCAACCATCGGCATTATTGGCGGTGGGCAACTTGGCCAAATGATGGCACTGGCCGCAAAGACCATGGGCTATAAAGTTGGTGTGCTTGATCCAACGGAGGCTGCACCGGCAGGTCAAGTAGCCGATTTTCAAATCGTGGCCGCCTATGATGATCAAGCAGCAATCGATGAATTAGCTGCCCGCAGTGACGTGTTGACCTACGAATTTGAAAATGTCGACGTGACGGCACTGGCGAAACATGCTGATTTAGTGCCACAAGGGACTAAATTACTAGAAATTACCAGTAATCGTTTAACCGAAAAAACATTTATCCGTGATGTGGCGAAGGTGCCGGTTGCGCAATTTATGGCCATTCATTCCGCCAAAGAATTTGCCGATGCGATTGGTCGGATTACCTTACCAGCCATTTTAAAAACTGTCAGTGGTGGTTATGATGGCCACGGTCAGTGGTCAGTCGAGAATGAAGCAGATGTTGCAACACTACTAGCTGATTTTCCGTCAGGCACGCTGATTTTGGAACAACGCGTCCCATTTAAAAAAGAATTGAGTATCATGGTGACACGTGACGCCAATGATCACGTAGTCTTTTGGCCAATTGCTGAAAACGTCCATGTCAATCATATTTTAAAAACTAGTGCTGTCCCAGCCGTGTTAAGTGCGTCAGATACAGCCAAGATCCAACAAATCGCAACGAGTATCGCCAATAGCTTATCCTTACGTGGGGTATTGGGCATTGAATTGTTTGTCAGTGATGATCATGTTTGGGTCAACGAACTGGCGCCACGCCCGCATAACTCAGGACATTACACCATTGAAGCAACGAATATTTCCCAATTTGAAGGGCATATTCGCAGTATTACTGGCTTATCACTACCAGTGATTACCGCGCAAGCCCCAGCCCTCATGCTTAA
Encoded proteins:
- a CDS encoding transglycosylase domain-containing protein; protein product: MANDNQWSRVNRNQNLYDNHPATEPPTIPPHHDKRGGTGGSKPPKKRKSWRRILLTVFLWLLTLGFIGALAGAAVFFTYANEAPNITESNLASENSSAVYDDQGNPIWKLSTVQRNYANSNEIPKTLKEAVVSIEDRRFYKHGGVDPIRIAGAALANLRGSALGMQGGSTLTQQLVKLSVFSTSTADQTLKRKAQEAWLAMRVEKNFSKDEILTFYMNKVYMGHGISGMKTAAEYFYGKPLTELSLPQLALLAGMPQSPTNYDPYLKDTTAAKTRRDTVLDAMVKYGAISQKQADDAKKVPISDGLQDITAKTQMANAGRKTVDGYVQSALIEAKALGYDTSKPGLKIYTNLDSDLQQKMYDLANGNSIAFPSKNTQIGATMTDPNNGHIVAQIGGRNQDILFGTNHATLTGRSSGSSIKPLLDYGPAIEYLNWPTYRTVEDKKYKYPGTNHDVTDWDGKYMGNITMRTALTQSRNIPAVHALEEVGGENASKFMSAMGIQLNKIPGGQDAIGMSLSTVQEAGAFGAIANGGTYYKPTYISKVVTADGTTHNYSVSGKRAMKPSTAFMLTDMMKGVIKPNATAADAMIPGLHQAGKSGLVGFGPGEQMPDRAIKDAWFTGFTRSYVLSVWTGYDDNSQGYIPWTYQDLPAQYYQKVMSYAMQNKPNSDWKMPDTVTPKINGNIVEYEVKNAKWSNGGLPTVTSASQSGETPSEAGIPAGAASVGSSNSNN
- a CDS encoding DUF1273 domain-containing protein, which gives rise to MSRLWVTGYRSYEIGTFGEKDPKITVVKYALEQVIRQQLDLGLEWVITGGQLGVEQWSVAVALSLKAEFPQLKVAMMYPFQQFGQQWQENNQAQLRQLAAQCDFVDSVSQAPYQGPQQLKNYQKFMLSHTDAALLVYDPDFEGKTRYDLQAIEQQQATMPYPLTTIDMYSLQEYATEYEEKLAENQAFPE
- a CDS encoding cell division regulator GpsB, translating into MEQVKYTQKDILERVFKQKRMGVGYDPADVDSFLDDIIKDYGAFTGRIEQLQGEVARLQTALKASQEQLVALKQQAAVQPAQPVTPEAPVAVEATVVESPKAEQVVTNLDLIKRVANLERAVFGPGAENL
- a CDS encoding ABC transporter substrate-binding protein/permease, which translates into the protein MKFKQMKRMLMVLVSVMLLIPTLLVFVPKAHADDTDATYAKIKKNGVLVVGMSADYAPFEFHTTINGRDEIVGFEVAMAKQLAKDLGVKMQIKEMGFDGLIGALQTGKIDVIVSGINATPEREQVVAFSKPYMSPKQTVLILKKNAPQFTTDVSSFAGKKVGAQRQTTQETFVQENMPNSKLVSLQKVPDLVSQLSTGKIAGIVLNDPISEAYAQQNKALAVIYPKPNESEGAVSIAMPKNSPVLQAKINTAIDQMVSSGQLNKFKKEANTLMFAKQSFWAKYGNLFVKGTLITLALAAVAVIIGVVLGTILALFKLSPNFILRVIGNVYVEYVRGTPLLVQAFMVFFGTQVIGLNLSAFAAGSLAMGLNSAAYVAEIIRSGINSIDGGQTEAARSLGLSKRKTMRFIVLPQAVKNILPALGNEFVTVIKEGSVVSVIGVGELMFQTGVVQGASFKPFFPLLIASFIYFVLTFTISRALGYAEKRMARTSR
- the purE gene encoding 5-(carboxyamino)imidazole ribonucleotide mutase — its product is MPQVAVVMGSTSDWPTMKQTVKLLEMLGVTYEKHVISAHRMPEQLQAFGQAAQDNGLQVIIAGAGGAAHLPGMLAANTLVPVIGVPMQSRALNGLDSLLSIVQMPAGIPVATVAIGEAGAKNAAILAAQIVAQGQPAILANLVAFRAKQTQQSIDSEADLV
- the purK gene encoding 5-(carboxyamino)imidazole ribonucleotide synthase; its protein translation is MTNLILPPATIGIIGGGQLGQMMALAAKTMGYKVGVLDPTEAAPAGQVADFQIVAAYDDQAAIDELAARSDVLTYEFENVDVTALAKHADLVPQGTKLLEITSNRLTEKTFIRDVAKVPVAQFMAIHSAKEFADAIGRITLPAILKTVSGGYDGHGQWSVENEADVATLLADFPSGTLILEQRVPFKKELSIMVTRDANDHVVFWPIAENVHVNHILKTSAVPAVLSASDTAKIQQIATSIANSLSLRGVLGIELFVSDDHVWVNELAPRPHNSGHYTIEATNISQFEGHIRSITGLSLPVITAQAPALMLNLLGDEIQQAREDFVNHPEWHFHDYGKAAIKRDRKMGHITVIGDNNSQKLYEWSQTHGQR